A stretch of the Aythya fuligula isolate bAytFul2 chromosome 18, bAytFul2.pri, whole genome shotgun sequence genome encodes the following:
- the LOC116496697 gene encoding alpha-N-acetylgalactosaminide alpha-2,6-sialyltransferase 2-like: MRRPPALGCCRAALAPCPGRCGRGAGLALALLALLLLLLTTQRRLGLELSRTPTRLLAPRPPTTEAPELVTRSPHLTPAPSLPPNFGDTYGRDETSRSSECPSSIRKRITGTEFGAAFLATVPVLQWAQHAREDEYRRLRRYGGAHGWKDVSWDGAELTIPGLPPVLKASLSLLNTSASGLLVDSRPAAAPCVRCAVVGNGGILNGSRVGAAIDAHHLVFRVNGAITAGFEGDVGNRTSFYVFSTNTMVNALGSYAADGFKHPPRSPETRYVFLPDHDRDYLLLQAALTHQRVDRGRDKGVWPQEFFGEDLRADKFRMLHPDFIRYLRNRFLRSDILATPHWPLYRPSTGAVMLLAAIHTCDEVSAFGFMTPGYRAYSDHYFDRGHKEVQFYVNHDLKLEMRLWQRLQRSGLLRLYTGTEGT, encoded by the exons atgAGAAGACCCCCGGCACTCGGCTGCTGCCGCGCCGCCCTTGCGCCGTGCCCGGGGCGCTGTGGCCGCGGTGCCGGGCTGGCCCTCgccctcctggccctgctgctgctgctcctgaccACGCAGCGCAGGCTGGGGCTCGAGCTCTCCAG GACCCCCACCCGCCTGCTGGCGCCCAGACCCCCTACGACAGAGGCCCCGGAGCTGGTGACACGGTCACCACACCTcacccctgcccccagcctgccACCAAACTTCGGGGACACGTACGGGCGGGACGAGACCTCCCGCAGCTCG GAGTGCCCCAGCAGCATCAGGAAGAGGATTACGGGCACCGAATTTGGGGCTGCCTTCCTGGCCACCGTGCCGGTGCTGCAGTGGGCGCAGCACGCGCGGGAGGACGAGTACCGGCGGCTCCGCAGATACGGGGGGGCTCACGGCTGGAAGGACGTCAGCTGGGACGGTGCGG AACTCACCAtcccggggctgcccccagtGCTGAAGGCGTCCCTGTCCCTCCTCAACACGTCGGCCAGCGGGCTCCTCGTGGACAGCCGGCCGGCAGCGGCACCCTGCGTGCGCTGCGCCGTGGTGGGCAACGGCGGCATCCTCAACGGGTCCCGCGTGGGGGCTGCCATCGACGCCCACCACCTCGTCTTCAG GGTGAACGGGGCCATCACGGCGGGCTTCGAGGGGGATGTTGGCAACAGGACGTCCTTCTACGTCTTCTCCACCAACACCATGGTGAACGCGCTCGGCAGCTACGCCGCGGATGGCTTCAAGCACCCGCCCCGGAGTCCG GAGACGCGCTACGTCTTCCTCCCGGACCACGACCGCGActacctgctgctgcaggcggCCCTGACCCACCAGCGCGTGGACAGGGGCAGGGACAAGGGGGTCTG GCCCCAGGAGTTTTTCGGTGAGGACCTGCGTGCTGACAAGTTCAGGATGCTCCACCCGGATTTCATCCGCTACCTCCGGAACCG CTTTCTCCGCTCTGACATCTTGGCCACGCCGCACTGGCCGCTGTACCGGCCCTCCACCGGCGCCGTGATGCTCCTGGCCGCCATCCACACCTGCGACGAG GTGAGCGCCTTCGGGTTCATGACGCCGGGTTACCGGGCGTACTCGGACCACTACTTCGACCGTGGGCACAAGGAGGTGCAGTTCTACGTCAACCACGACCTGAAGCTGGAGATGAGGCTGTGGCAGCGGCTGCAGCGCAGCGGGCTCCTGCGCCTCTACACCGGCACGGAGGGGACGTGA
- the CEP131 gene encoding centrosomal protein of 131 kDa, with protein MSPLRSLCSPPPRHPPALSPCRMRSSRSSSSCRGAGCGGVAVDLSLTGLPVPVLRRPSSASPAKHVARSLSVVADGKPKRNALEDAGSRAINNLRRSNSTTQVAQRASSGHSSEQAGAFLAFFESASGGGKKGTTPSTASPEQKTTWNVLDDQPRALPAPSSSEPAAGMRKKEAAVLLAANFTANNRSNKGAMGNCVTTMVHNNYAADRGPAPKSSNQAPSSNLNNVVKATANEESESSSLVRSQKNFSSNNNAARNNAGGLPRRREVTEEEAERFIQQVNLAAVTIQRWYRRHAQRHKAGAAALGRLLASRREERQRQTEEGNILGLQERRDEERRKIREEKARLARRAAIQELHQKRAQKASGAKCLAEEELALVKESRRVAKKKPARAAAATRNDGLKANNADANFHAVTAEPEASSPAELSTVPSQGQGAEDKLQDVSSRETGGEDLGTAGTAASRAQSKVTLTELLDTLRLLEEEPELLPPPKLFKKEKYAWIDGEPGSNSLTADNLEKLGKLNHSPGIPEDGALLSEAKLQSIISFLDEMEKSEQERPRSAASATQREGLLSEEELAHLEQASAVATEVTSSIVRLKLEVEEKKRAISLLQTALAQQRELTVRHVQQTEKELGHQLRLQREQYEAAIQRHLAFIDQLIEDKKVLSERCEAVVAELKQADQKYSKKISQMQEQHELELRKLKELMSATEKIRREKWIDEKTKKIKEITVKGLEPEIQKLMAKHRQDIRQLKMLHEAELLQSGERAARQYCRQAEELRSLLQREKEEQGQRERELARQRCEKQLEQEEQALQQQRRRLYAEVAEEKERLSQQAARQRAEVEELRRQLEASSSAVTAALKEEHAKEQEERERRHQAEVKVLKERLEMERQAWEANYVKKEEAWLLARERELREEVRKERDKEIELVIQRLEADMSSAKEECERAAENRIKRIRDKYEVELQELERSERKLQERCNELKGRLAELEGESSRLQGLLKHREQELEEIRKVRDQLAQERSSLAEVIREEFATRLVGTEEENKRLKAEMVEMRARQRLELDRVAREKDRELEEVHRRVKTAVARKEENVSSLRKQYEAAVQRAEHLEALLEQQRQQLLAAK; from the exons ATGTCCCCATTGCGCTCGCTCTGCTCTCCACCCCCCCGTCACCCACCTGCCCTCTCCCCGTGCAGGATGAGGAGCTCCCGGAGCAGCTCGTCGTGCCGCGGTGCCGGCTGTGGCGGCGTGGCCGTGGACCTGAGCCTGACGGGGCTGCCCGTGCCCGTCCTGCGGCGCCCCAGCAGCGCATCCCCCGCCAAGCACGTGGCTCGCTCCCTCTCCGTCGTGGCCGATGGCAAACCCAAGAGGAACGCCCTG GAGGATGCGGGGTCCCGGGCCATCAACAACCTCCGCAGGTCCAACAGCACCACGCAGGTCGCCCAGCGGGCCAGCAGCGGGCACAG ctcggAGCAGGCAGGAGCCTTCCTGGCCTTTTTTGAGAGCGCTTCTggtggaggaaagaaaggaaccACCCCGAGCACGGCGTCCCCGGAGCAGAAAACCACCTGGAACGTCCTG GACGATCAGCCGCGAGCCCTCCCGGCCCCATCCAGCTCCGAGCCAGCAGCGGGCATGAGGAAGAAGGAAGCggccgtgctgctggcagccaacTTCACCGCCAACAACAG gagcaacaAGGGCGCGATGGGGAACTGCGTCACCACCATGGTGCACAACAACTACGCGGCCGACAGGGGCCCCGCGCCCAAAAGCTCCAACCAGGCTCCAAGCAGCAACCTCAA CAATGTCGTCAAAGCCACCGCCAACGAGGAGAGCGAAAGCAGCAGCTTGGTGAGGTCGCAGAAGAATTTCTCCAGCAACAACAACGCCGCCCGCAACAACGCCGGCGGGCTGCCCCGCAGGAGGGAGGTGACCGAGGAGGAGGCGGAGAG GTTCATCCAGCAGGTGAACCTCGCCGCCGTCACCATCCAGCGCTGGTACCGCCGCCACGCGCAGCGGCACAAGGCAGGAGCGGCGGCTCTGGGGCGCCTGCTGGCTTCCAGGAGGGAG GAGAGGCAGCGGCAGACAGAGGAGGGGAACATCCTGGGCCTGCAGGAGCGGAGGGACGAGGAGCGCAGGAAGATCCGAGAGGAGAAGGCGCGGCTGGCGCGGCGTGCTGCCATCCAG GAGCTGCACCAGAAAAGGGCCCAAAAGGCTTCAGGGGCGAAATGCTTGGCGGAAGAGGAGCTCGCGCTGgtgaaggagagcaggagggtAGCAAAGAAGAAgcctgccagggctgctgctgccacgaGGAACGATGGCCTCAAAGCCAACAACGCCG ATGCCAATTTCCACGCTGTCACGGCAGAGCCAGAAGCAAGCAGCCCGGCAGAGCTCAGCACCGTGCCCTcgcaggggcagggggcagaggaCAAGCTGCAG GACGTGAGCTCCAGGGAGACGGGAGGCGAGGACCTGGGGACTGCGGGGACGGCCGCCAGCAGGGCTCAGTCCAAAGTCACCCTCACCGAGCTGCTGGACACCctcaggctgctggaggaggagccggagctgctgccccccccgaagctcttcaagaaggagAAATACGCCTGGATAGACGGG GAGCCCGGCTCCAACTCGCTGACCGCTGACAACTTGGAGAAGCTGGGGAAGCTGAACCATTCCCCCGGGATCCCCGAGGACGGGGCGCTGCTCTCGGAGGCCAAGCTCCAAAGCATCATCAGCTTCCTGGACGAGATGGAGAAATCCGAGCAGGAGAGGCCGCGCTCCGCCGCCTCGGCCACGCAGCGGGAg GGGCTGCTCTCCGAGGAGGAGCTGGCGCACTTGGAGCAGGCGTCCGCTGTTGCCACGGAGGTGACGAGCTCCATCGTGAGGCTGAAGCTGGAAGTGGAGGAGAAGAAGCGAGCCATCAGCCTGCTGCAGACAGCTCTG GCCCAGCAGAGGGAACTGACCGTCCGGCACGTCCAACAGACCGAGAAGGAGCTCGGCCACCAGCTGaggctgcagagggagcagTACGAGGCGGCCATCCAGAGACACTTGGCCTTCATCGACCAG ctcatCGAGGACAAGAAGGTGCTGAGCGAGAGGTGTGAGGCTGTGGTGGCCGAGCTGAAGCAGGCGGACCAGAAGTACAGCAAGAAGATCAGCCAGATGCAGGAGCAGCACGAGCTG GAGCTCAGGAAGCTGAAGGAGCTGATGAGCGCGACGGAGAAGATCAGGCGGGAGAAGTGGATTGATGAGAAAACCAAAAAGATCAAGGAGATCACCGTGAAAG GCCTGGAGCCGGAGATCCAGAAGCTGATGGCCAAGCACCGGCAGGACATACGGCAGCTGAAGATGCTGCACGAGGCCGAGCTGCTGCAGTCGGGCGAGCGGGCGGCGCGGCAGTACTGCCGGCAGGCCGAGGAGCTGCGCAGCCTGCTGCAGCGCgagaaggaggagcagggacagagggagagggagctgGCCCGGCAGCG GTGTgagaagcagctggagcaggaggagcaggcgctgcagcagcagcggcgcCGGCTCTACGCGGAGGTCGCCGAGGAGAAGGAGAGGCTGAGCCAGCAGGCGGCCAG GCAGAGGGCGGAGGTGGAGGAGCTGCGGAGGCAGCTGGAGGCGAGCAGCTCGGCCGTCACCGCCGCGCTCAAGGAGGAGCACGccaaggagcaggaggagagggagaggaggcaTCAG GCAGAGGTGAAGGTGCTGAAGGAGCGGCTGGAGATGGAGAGGCAGGCGTGGGAGGCAAACTACGTGAAGAAGGAG GAAGCCTGGCTGCTCGCCCGGGAGCGGGAGCTGAGggaggaggtgaggaaggagagggacaAGGAGATCGAGCTGGTGATCCAGCGCCTGGAGGCCGACATGTCCTCCGCCAAGGAGGAGTGCGAGAGGGCAGCGGAGAACAG GATTAAAAGGATCCGGGACAAGTACGaggtggagctgcaggagctggagaggtCGGAGCGCAAGCTGCAGGAGCGCTGCAACGAGCTGAAGGGGCGGCTGGCCGAGCTGGAGGGGGAGAGCAGCcgcctgcaggggctgctgaaACAccgggagcaggagctggaggagataCGGAAG GTGCGGGACCAGCTGGCCCAGGAGCGGAGCAGCCTGGCGGAGGTGATCCGGGAGGAGTTTGCCACCAGGCTGGTGGGCACGGAGGAGGAGAACAAGAGGCTGAAGGCGGAGATGGTGGAGATGAGAGCCCGGCAGCGCCTGGAGCTGGACAGGGTGGCGCGGGAGAAGGACAGAGAGCTGGAGGAGGTGCACAGGAG GGTGAAGACGGCCGTGGCGAGGAAGGAGGAGAACGTGAGCAGCCTTCGCAAGCAGTACGAG GCGGCGGTGCAGCGAGCCGAGCACCTGGAGgccctcctggagcagcagcgccagcagctgctggcagccaaataa